From a single Silene latifolia isolate original U9 population chromosome 6, ASM4854445v1, whole genome shotgun sequence genomic region:
- the LOC141588284 gene encoding uncharacterized protein LOC141588284, with the protein METDHVVLDPEYSDRYVLVGSDVPDNVRPELQKRRKFAPERNTIINEDVDKLLDVGMIREVMYPEWLANVVVVQKKNGKWRVCIDYTDLNRAYPKDPFPLPHIDGMSVKDIQRLTGRVAALKRFISRSSERCRSFYDLLRKNKSFKWMPEHETAFQELKTYLATPPLLAKPNKGEPLTVYLSVIETADQPAYQICPQKTRTFRQNGKMGDLIAQAISCEFKAINNEAEYEALIARLKGILPKDRHEARALRIKASIYTIINNIFFKVSQAGPYLRCLEPHEVKQVIEDIHDGCCGNHKGGRSLASKVLRTGYFWPTLRADCLAYSSKCEACQLHSPFIHQPSELLHFISAPWLFMKWGMDIVGKLPQAPGQKVYIYDISSEIVCDNDTQFVGKRTMAFCVQWNINLVTSTPGYPKANG; encoded by the exons atggaaacagatcaTGTAGTATTAGACCCTGAGTACTCTGATAGgtatgtactggtaggatctgatgttcCTGATAATGTTAGACCAgaacta CAAAAAAGGAGAAAGTTTGCCCCTGAGCGCAACACAATCATTAACGAAGATGTGGACAAACTCTTAGAcgtgggaatgatcagggaagtaatgtaccctgaatggctggccAACGTGGTCGTGGtgcaaaagaaaaatggcaagtggagagtctgtaTAGACTACACAGATCTTAATAGAGCTTatccaaaagacccatttccactcccacacattGATGGAATG TCAGTCAAAGATATCCAGAGGCTAACAggaagagttgcagccctgaagagattcatatccagatcatctgAAAGATGCAGATCCTTCTATGACCTCCTCAGGAAGAACAAATCATTCAAGTGGATGCCTGAACATGAAACAGCCTTCCAAGAATTAAAAACTTACCTGGCTACGCCTCCACTACTAGCCAAAcctaacaaaggagaacccctgacggtttaCCTATCAGTCATTGAGActgca gaccaacctgcctatcaaatctgtcctcaGAAAACCCGAactttcaggcagaatggcaaaatg GGAGATTTAATAGctcaggctattagttgtgaatttaaagcaataaacaatgaagctgaatacGAAGCTTTGATAGCTagactcaag GGGATCTTACCCAAAGACAGGCATGAAGCAAGGGCCCTTAGAATTAAAGCTTCCATCTACaccattataaataacatttTTTTCAAAGTGTCTCAGGCGGGACCTTACCTGCGATGCCTGGAACCTCATGAAGTCAAACAGGTTATTGAGGACATACATGATGGAtgctgtggaaatcacaaaggcggCAGAAGCCTAGCAAGCAAGGTTCTAAGaacaggctacttctggccaaccctAAGGGCTGACTGCCTAGCTTACAGCTCAAAGTGTGAAGCCTGCCAACTTCATTCTCCATtcatccatcaaccatcagagctactacatttCATTTCAGCTCCCTGGCTattcatgaagtggggaatggacattgtagGCAAACTACCCCAAGCTCCTGGACAAAAAGTCTACAT atatgacaTCTCCtcagaaatagtttgtgacaatGACACTCAGTTTGTGGGAAAAAGGACAATGGCTTTCTGTGTACAATGGAATATCAATCTGGTAACCTCTacaccaggctatccaaaagccaatggcTAG
- the LOC141586946 gene encoding uncharacterized protein LOC141586946, whose amino-acid sequence MDSPNLPCPTTTTSTTVISDPLLNNSTLIPTEIQSLQTLALRGSWQSILTTLTTTSTATPTSLLPHHHLLNLTFTAIALSKLRRHADALSLIESSIPDLDSPTHLYESYPHLYPSTTVGSMLPFALRWLHALLPFFTGRRKDSIDRLYLLLSFVRSHSASASQPIWRRREDLVVNTIVGCHCSQKEFLVCVGLLEGLISNSNANAGLLSKLGFVQLQYGDVDGAKKTFSRVEEVVSKNEVEGGRNLVGRNRALVYLVGKDYVSAVREYDECIERDGTDVVAVNNKALCLMYLRDLADSIKVLEGSLERVPTVALNETLIVNLCSMYELAFVNHTDIKRTLSNWIARLAPDDFDSSCTRV is encoded by the coding sequence ATGGACTCCCCCAACCTCCCCtgcccaaccaccaccaccagcacCACCGTAATTTCCGACCCCCTCCTTAACAACTCAACCCTAATCCCTACCGAAATCCAATCTCTACAAACCCTCGCCCTCCGCGGCTCATGGCAATCAATTCTCACCACCCTCACCACCACCTCCACCGCAACACCCACCTCCCTCCTACCACACCACCACCTCCTTAACCTCACCTTCACCGCCATCGCCCTTTCCAAACTCCGCCGCCATGCCGATGCCCTCTCCCTCATCGAATCCTCCATCCCCGACCTCGACTCACCCACGCATCTCTACGAGTCATACCCCCACCTCTACCCCTCTACCACCGTGGGGTCCATGCTCCCCTTTGCTCTCCGCTGGCTCCACGCTCTTCTTCCCTTCTTCACCGGCCGCCGTAAAGACTCCATTGATCGCCTCTACCTCCTCCTCAGCTTCGTCAGGTCTCATTCCGCTTCCGCCTCCCAACCGATTTGGCGGCGAAGAGAGGACCTAGTTGTCAATACAATTGTTGGTTGTCATTGTAGTCAGAAGGAGTTTCTTGTTTGTGTCGGCCTGCTGGAGGGGCTGATTTCCAATTCCAATGCCAATGCCGGGTTGTTGTCCAAGTTGGGGTTTGTGCAGTTGCAGTATGGGGATGTTGACGGGGCGAAAAAGACGTTTTCGAGGGTGGAGGAGGTGGTTTCCAAGAATGAGGTGGAAGGGGGGAGGAATTTAGTTGGGAGGAATAGGGCGTTAGTGTATTTGGTTGGCAAGGATTATGTTTCCGCGGTGAGGGAGTATGATGAGTGTATTGAGAGGGATGGGACCGACGTTGTTGCCGTTAATAATAAGGCCTTGTGTTTGATGTATTTGAGGGATTTGGCTGATTCTATTAAGGTGTTGGAGGGTTCGCTTGAGAGGGTTCCTACTGTCGCCCTTAATGAGACTCTTATTGTTAATCTTTGTTCCATGTATGAGTTGGCTTTTGTTAATCATACTGATATTAAGAGGACGCTTAGTAATTGGATTGCTCGTCTTGCTCCTGATGATTTTGACTCCTCGTGTACTCGGGTTTGA